The Montipora foliosa isolate CH-2021 chromosome 1, ASM3666993v2, whole genome shotgun sequence genome has a window encoding:
- the LOC137981106 gene encoding uncharacterized protein: MLLTGGVFRLLKQSITQTELQEAHTYLKLFCAQAPVFYGKQFQTFNVHQLLHLAEVVRDLGPLWSNSCFPFEDYNGDLRDLFHGTKNVDGQILTAVSVIQKLPEIASSTKTSTEVTAFYEHLTSKRCNVR; encoded by the exons ATGCTGCTGACTGGTGGGGTTTTCAGGCTGCTAAAGCAGTCAATTACACAAACAGAATTGCAAGAAGCTCACACATATTTGAAGCTTTTCTGTGCACAAGCTCCTGTCTTTTATG GCAAACAGTTCCAGACATTCAATGTACACCAGCTGCTGCACCTTGCAGAGGTTGTTAGGGACCTTGGTCCTTTATGGTCTAATTCATGCTTTCCCTTTGAGGATTATAATGGTGACTTACGAGATTTATTCCATGGCACCAAGAATGTTGATGGCCAG ATCTTG ACAGCAGTGTCTGTCATACAGAAATTACCTGAAATTGCAAGTTCAACAAAGACATCCACCGAAGTTACGGCTTTTTATGAACACCTTACCAGCAAACGTTGCAATGTTCGGTGA